In the genome of Vulpes lagopus strain Blue_001 chromosome 9, ASM1834538v1, whole genome shotgun sequence, the window CTTCATCGCCCTCACCGCGCGAGGACGCCCAGCTCACGGGCCCCGGGGAGGACCCGGCAAGGTGGCACGGGCTGCGCGGGCACTGGCTGGACGGGGTGGCTTCTCCCGCCGCCCGACAGTCGCTGCTTTATCGGAGGCCCTGCTCCGTGGTGGCGCGCGGTGGCCGGCAGGCCTGGGATGGCCGCTCCCCGCGGGGAGTGTGCGTGTGTCGCTCTGTGCAGCGGGGCGCACGGCTCTGCCCCTCTTCCAGCGGCCCTGGCAGGGAGCGCTGAGCTCGGCCCGGCCTCGCGGCGCCGCTCGATCAGGTgggccctgtgccctcccccaccccacccacccccaccgaaggaccttggggtggggggacctgcTCGGCGGGGAATCGCCCTGCCATTAAAGGGGGTCTTGGCCCCGAGCCGCGCCTGGTTCCAGCGATCCTGCCGATCCGGGGACGGACGCCAAGTAGGACCGTCCTCCGAGGGTCCTGCCCTGCTGTGGCTTCTTCCGCTTCCCCGCGCACGCCCCCCTGCACTCCCAGGGCCGTGTGCCGTGTTCACTGCCCGGCCTGGGGGTCCCCCGAAGACGCCCGGGACGGGAATCCCCAGCCTCGCGGGGCTCGGTTTCCTCGgcttctcctgctcctgctgcacAGGACCCGTGGCTCCACCTTCACCTCGGCCATGGCCTTCCAAAGTCCCCGATCCGTGGGGTCCCAACGCAACCTCTCGCCCCGTCGGGTCCTACACCTCGCGTCCTCTCCCCCAGATATCGGgacccaccctcccacccccgggGGCTGCTGTGCCCGCTGCGCCCTTGCCCGTCATTCTACCCGTTTTCCAGGTTGAAGATGTCCTGCCCTTTGTGCCAGCCACGCCGGGCAATTCTTTTCTACGTGTGTGTGCGGATTTATAGTTTCTAGGAGGGGAAGGACTGAAACAGACTCATCGGCCTCATGACGTGGCCAGAACCTGAATACCCgggctggaggcagggctgggggctggaggatCCGTGTCACACGCCGTCCTGGTGCCCTGGGGGAGCAAGGGGCACACGGCATGCGCCGCAGCCTCCCGCCTGCATTGTGCCATCACGCCCTGTGTGTAGATGTTTTTGCACTTTCTTGCAGAAATATTTGCCCGCCTACTAGTGAGAGAGGTCCAGAGTGGCTCCTTACTCGTGTAGCGTACCCTTTGGGCTGCAAAATATTCTGGAATTCGATGGTGGGGATGCCTGCACGGCATTGTGAATATACTCGCCAACACTGAATTTCAGCCTTTCAAAAGCTCAATCTTGGGTTATGTCAATTCTCTGTAAGTGAAAATCAGGTGTAGAAATGGAGGAGAGACGAGGGCAAAAGGAGGAGAACGTTTTGTTCCCTTCGCATCTCGTTAGTGACAGCAGCCCAGAAGTCTCCGTCACTCAAGGTGCTCGGCAGCGGCCCCGAGCTCCTTCCGCTCCTCAGGGTCAGCGTCGGGGAGTCCTTCTCACACGGGTGGGAAGAAGCTGCCACTTTGAGGGAGGATTCCGATCCACCCGGGACTTGTCCGGCTGAGCCCCGCGAAGGCACTGGGCAGAGTCCCTAAGGTCAGGCGCCGCTGGCCCATGTGCCACTTTATTGCCAACTCACTCTCCTGCGTCATCGTCCCGACCTGAGCCGGGAAGTGTGGAGTCCGGGTGGCCCAGGGGCCGGGCCTGAGCGCAGCGGGACTGCGCTGTCAGCTGACACGCACACCGTCCCGTCAGTCTCGCGCTGTTCATGAGGAGACTGCATCTACTGCTGAGACGATGTCTGCAGAGGAACCGTTCAAATACCAAAACCGCCGAGAAATCTCCCAATCTCCCAGTGAGCGGCACCCCACACCCAACAATaatgttctttattcctttcttgaaATCAGCTGGAAAGGGGTAAGCCACCAACGGGGAGCCCAGGGGGTCAGTGTCCCTGGCTcacagggaggaagaggagtgaACTTCTCTGAGGAATGGGGGAGAgaccagaccccccccccccccacgaggGCCTCTCAGGTCAGTGTGTTGCTGACTAGGATGGAAGCAACGCTCAGGAGAAATGTGGACTCCCCCAGGCGCACGGCTCCTTCTAACTCTTCCTCAATTGGGTAGTCCGGGATGATGTCCCTCTCCAAATTGGTAGGTCCCCCCTCATTGCAAGTCATAGAATTACAACAACGAACAAAGTAGAAACTGTTAGTTTTCATCATTCTAATGGCTTCAGGAGGTTCTTGAGATCGGTATAGGAACGTGCAGTTGTAGGTACAGTTCTTGTAAACGAGGAGTTCCCGAACATTCAAACCTACAAAAGTAGAGATGAAAACCACTGATTTCAGGCTTTCTGCTTGCAAACATTCGAGCACCCTCCACCCAGTACCAGCTCCCTGCCCACCGTCTACGTCTGCAAACGCTTCTACGTTGCCTAGGACTCCTCGCTGCAAACACCCGAGTACGTCCACTCCAGGGTCACTCCGTGAACACCACCTCCTGGAGGTGTTTTTCTGTCTACACCGCCACCTCATCGCTGCCCCCGGCGCTGCCTACGGAGTGTGACGGCACCTTGGCGCATGCTGTACACAGGAACTCCCCACTCGTTATCTGGCCTAAGAATTCCAGGGCGCAAGAAATAGAATTGCTTAGGACCCACAGGATCACGCAGTCCCTGAAGTGGAGTGGCCCCGTAAGTGTGGCCCTCACCTGATTTTCTGCATGTGCAGCGGCCCCTCCAGGACGAGCTCCTGCCTGGGCCCCTCAGCCAGCTGTTCCCGGCTCCTGGCACAATGTACGTGTGGATGCACCCCTAATGCCACCCTGCTCCCCAGCGCAGGCGGGACGCCCTGTCGCAAGCAGGATCGCACAGCCACTGTGACCGCCTTCCCGGGTGGGCACACCCAACAGCCCCGGCCAACCAAGGCCACCTGAGTGAGCATCCCCGTGAGGCCTCTTTGAGAGGCCTGGAGTTGAAATTCCTCCGCCCTCATTCACGGGTCCTGCTCCCCCGGTGACCCCAGTGTTGACTCGATTCTTTCTCCCTGGAACTTGCCACAGTTGACGTATCCGTTCATGGCTCTGGGGTTAAAGAGGAGGAACCAACATGTGGCTGCAGGCACTTGCTTTGCTTTATGTGCCACGCAAAGGCTTCAGAGAGGCCCAACGCTCTGCAGAAGAGCGCAGGATCACAGGGCGACCGCTGGATGCATTTTCGTGCAGTGCCCGTGACCGTATAACCAGCATCGAGTTCCAGAAACAGAACTGGATGAAAACCCTCGtttcctgcctctgtccctccaccagGCACCATCAGGAGCCAAGGCCAAAGAGAAGTGGTGTCCGGGTTTGTAAGCGTCCGTGTTAGTGTTACCTGCTCTGGAACTTTGTGAATATGAAATCCTGCATGTCTGCTGTGGCGTCTGGCTGCTTGTCTCTACTCTGTGCTCGGGAGATCCCCCTGCTGTGGCCCACGGTCGTGCGTGCTTCGCTCTCATGGTCGTATCCGTGTCTACTGACGAACAGTCCGCGCTTGACGCTCGATGGACATCAGGGCTCTTTCTGGCGGTTGTCTACCCCCGGAGAGCACTGCGGGGAAGAGTCTGTCCCCTTGAGGTGAGAGCGGGTCAGTTCTCCGAGGTGGTAACGCGGAGTCCTACGATGCAGATGTTTGGCTTTCACAGATGTTGAAGACTTCTCCAGGCCTCTAGTACCTGTTTATCCCCCAAGGGAGTGCATGCACTTCAAACCCTTTGCCGGCACATGAGTGCTCACCTGTGAACGTTCACTGGTGCCTCTGGGGTCACTGCATCGCGGTTTCATGTTGCATTTCCACCGATACGACGTTGGGCATCTTTCCACATATTTATCAGCCACTGGGATGTCGTTTTCTGGTCAACAGCCTTCAGGTGTTTTGCTCAATTTCCACCCAATGATCTGCTAGTTCAGTTACTGATTTGTAGGACGAAGTTCACTCTATAAAGTGAACACAAGGCCCTGGGCGCACAGTGTGGGGAGTGGTTGGCCTTCGTCTGCCCTTTGCAGTCTCACAGCCGTATCGGTAGCGTCTCAGGGGCAGAGGCTGTGAATTTCTAAGGAATCCCATTGACAAGTCTTCCCACGTGTGACGACCACTGAACTggtctgttttcttaaatttgtcaTTACCCACAGATACAAAGATATTCTACATTTCCCtttgtaagaatttaaaaaaccccGTCTCTTctgttatttacatatttattttattattatcttttaaagattttatttattcatgagagacacacagagagagagagaagcagagacccaggcagagggagaa includes:
- the GML gene encoding glycosyl-phosphatidylinositol-anchored molecule-like protein; this encodes MRAKHARPWATAGGSPEHRVETSSQTPQQTCRISYSQSSRAGLNVRELLVYKNCTYNCTFLYRSQEPPEAIRMMKTNSFYFVRCCNSMTCNEGGPTNLERDIIPDYPIEEELEGAVRLGESTFLLSVASILVSNTLT